The proteins below come from a single Candidatus Babeliales bacterium genomic window:
- a CDS encoding ankyrin repeat domain-containing protein, whose amino-acid sequence MKRFIKNSVLITVLINFCLSLQLYAAKPVDTSAERAQRRLGRIKAQVEPKEQPPVAAAPTSDESAKRAQDRLKRIGGQLQQPKQQSAIAPEDVGATSQFIEKLEYCQAIRKTWKDELRKYGNTIIQQILENEERYRDTHFVFYHGQRQENRIIIELLRNLYNSGHSENPLRSDFEFLRFWKEGSDYKDVNSYLDSFGIPNPFSVARMALNDLKPEIRTVLLSVNAVLFGNFDQSGSCTWNYFLKNFNIDDFVESALKEIFTQVNIDHKFITDLSDIVKRFPTRTGDLVQIFIPKNMVNEYAYLSEIYGIPKRGYIVDVDGNTIARDDYDQIRQRYVRSSGVLEFLQVQGKNIKDLEHLQLRLFFSKTGPLLNPDMGARMFRFTTLSPEQMQEYRDAVETVSNKLFANLSQIKRAKQPAIQAPRTLSVEERGVVAQTVGSLTEIVDLFDAISDQNAIEQIKKILAKGVDINIRNEDGQTPLIYAAKMGKLDVVQFLVAQGADINIQDQLGRTSLMYAIKLSKLDVVKFLIEKGAAVDVQDIGNDTALTYAVQRGSLDVLQLLSTKGATVNIQNRQGWTPLMYAGLAGKIDVIGYLIQRGADLNATDNVGDTALIQNIRRGKLSSVYALVEGGADINSKDKDGKTAINIATERSGVAFKERLPTMGTYYEIQRYLEIKQDQQKNKQDDVPLLMRAAFSSLFDLVHLILKQGNTDVNVRHKNGATALMYAVLGGNPSMVKLLIEAGADINAQTNGGKSVIAIAEAEVAKEKAQDKEAKESGLLIIEENPSRRQILEYLQEVQQNLGQKKSKL is encoded by the coding sequence ATGAAACGATTTATAAAAAATAGTGTATTAATTACGGTTTTAATCAATTTTTGTTTGAGTTTGCAGTTGTATGCAGCCAAGCCAGTCGATACATCAGCAGAGCGAGCACAAAGACGATTAGGGCGTATCAAGGCGCAGGTAGAGCCAAAAGAGCAACCGCCAGTTGCAGCAGCTCCGACAAGTGATGAATCAGCAAAAAGAGCGCAGGATCGATTAAAACGGATTGGCGGACAACTGCAGCAACCAAAGCAACAGTCAGCTATTGCACCGGAAGATGTTGGTGCGACCAGTCAATTTATTGAGAAGCTTGAATATTGCCAGGCAATTAGGAAAACATGGAAAGATGAATTACGTAAATACGGCAACACTATTATTCAGCAAATATTAGAAAATGAAGAACGTTACAGAGATACGCATTTTGTTTTTTATCATGGACAACGACAAGAAAACCGTATCATTATAGAGCTTCTAAGGAATTTATATAACAGTGGGCATTCTGAAAATCCATTACGATCTGACTTTGAGTTTCTTCGCTTTTGGAAAGAAGGGTCTGATTATAAGGATGTAAATAGTTATTTAGATAGCTTTGGTATTCCTAACCCATTTTCTGTAGCCAGAATGGCGCTTAATGATTTGAAGCCTGAAATTCGTACGGTATTATTATCGGTAAATGCAGTATTGTTCGGCAATTTTGATCAGTCGGGTTCATGTACATGGAACTATTTTTTAAAGAATTTTAACATAGACGATTTTGTAGAAAGCGCTTTAAAAGAGATTTTCACGCAAGTTAATATAGATCACAAATTTATAACGGATCTTAGTGATATTGTAAAACGGTTTCCCACGAGGACCGGTGATCTGGTGCAAATATTCATACCTAAAAATATGGTGAATGAATATGCATATCTTTCAGAGATTTATGGGATACCGAAAAGGGGATATATTGTTGATGTGGATGGCAATACGATTGCGCGAGATGACTATGACCAAATACGTCAACGGTACGTAAGAAGTAGTGGAGTTCTTGAATTCTTACAGGTACAAGGAAAAAATATTAAAGATTTAGAGCATCTGCAGTTGCGGCTGTTCTTTTCAAAGACAGGACCTCTATTAAATCCTGATATGGGTGCAAGGATGTTTCGGTTTACTACGCTTTCTCCAGAGCAGATGCAGGAATATAGGGATGCAGTAGAAACTGTTTCAAACAAACTTTTTGCGAATTTGAGTCAGATAAAAAGAGCCAAGCAGCCTGCAATACAGGCACCCCGCACTCTTTCTGTGGAGGAAAGAGGTGTAGTTGCGCAAACGGTAGGTAGCTTGACAGAAATAGTTGATTTATTTGATGCAATTAGTGATCAAAACGCCATTGAGCAAATAAAAAAAATTTTGGCAAAAGGTGTTGATATAAATATTCGAAATGAAGATGGACAGACTCCGTTAATATATGCAGCCAAGATGGGTAAGCTAGATGTGGTACAGTTTTTAGTAGCACAAGGTGCTGATATAAATATTCAAGATCAACTAGGAAGAACCTCATTAATGTATGCAATCAAGTTGAGCAAATTAGACGTGGTAAAATTCTTGATAGAAAAAGGCGCTGCCGTAGATGTTCAAGATATTGGTAATGATACAGCGTTAACGTATGCGGTTCAAAGAGGAAGCTTGGATGTTTTGCAATTGTTGTCAACAAAAGGTGCTACTGTAAACATTCAAAACAGGCAGGGATGGACTCCATTAATGTACGCAGGACTTGCAGGAAAGATCGATGTTATAGGCTATTTAATACAGCGAGGAGCAGATCTTAATGCTACAGATAATGTAGGTGATACTGCATTAATACAAAATATCCGAAGGGGAAAACTAAGTAGCGTATACGCTTTAGTTGAAGGAGGTGCGGATATTAATAGTAAAGATAAAGATGGTAAAACGGCGATTAATATAGCTACAGAAAGGTCCGGGGTTGCATTTAAAGAGCGATTGCCAACGATGGGAACTTATTATGAGATTCAAAGATATTTGGAAATTAAACAAGATCAACAAAAAAATAAACAGGATGATGTGCCATTGTTAATGCGTGCGGCGTTTAGTTCTTTATTTGATCTTGTACATTTAATCCTTAAACAGGGCAATACGGATGTTAATGTGAGACATAAGAATGGTGCCACAGCATTAATGTATGCAGTGCTTGGTGGTAACCCATCGATGGTAAAGCTTTTAATAGAAGCAGGTGCAGATATTAATGCTCAAACCAATGGTGGTAAGAGCGTTATAGCAATTGCTGAGGCGGAGGTAGCGAAAGAGAAAGCACAAGACAAAGAAGCCAAGGAAAGCGGGCTACTTATAATAGAAGAAAACCCATCTAGGCGACAAATTCTTGAATATCTTCAGGAAGTACAACAAAATCTGGGGCAAAAGAAGAGTAAATTGTAA
- a CDS encoding ankyrin repeat domain-containing protein → MKQFIKNSLLITVLMNFGMSLQVHAAKPVDQSAQTAQGRLGRITGQVQPKEQIPAVADESGKRAQERLKRIGGQLKQPKPQSVLSPEDVGATSEFLRPEYCENIKKTWKEELRKYGKTIIKEMLDNEERYKESHFVFYHGQRQENRIVVELLRNLYRVETGKPVRSDFEFLRFWKEGSDYPDVNSYLDSFGIPNPFKVDDPVLSDLDPKIRTVLLSVNPVLFGNFDQSGSCTWAYFLQNFNIENFVESALKVIFSQVKLDQKFIKDLTTIVEQFPTETGDLVQIFIPKNIVDKYAYLSKYYGVPQKQYIFDVDGKFIAENDYDVTRERYVRCSGVLEFLQNAGRRFADTKNMQLRLFFAKTGPLLNPDMGAKIFRFTTLTPAQLQEYKRQVAGVVDNIFGTHPGLLTRMKSAVFGFETGTSKRVLTAQEQDIVARAIEDVTEPDLFEAIALPNALAMIKKLVAKGVNINDVDDSGTTLLTVAVEKGKLDVVEFLAKIPGIVIDARDRYGRTALMYAAKAGNLDMVKNLVAAGANIEIKDPQRTAALDIAKQKNQVKVVEYLQLQRLSRNLFVVIEHPDAMQWLKKFPKELIVPYARDDHGRTPLMAAAQLKKLDVIQFLIDAGVDINARGIAFGREVGGKTALMVVANQGILDSAQLLIKLKADVNAKDDNGETALMYAAASPAETAVEVAKLLVEAGADINAENVRGRTALQLAKAHRRGHVVDYLESLELLSDIFKAIDHPDAMQWIKKFPKEQIVSDRRDSTIPGWTPLIYAVQKNKLDVVQFLVKAGVDIEAISSSSMTALMYAAASGNLAIVKFLVEAGADIDAKDKNGVLAWQYAQAKGHESVVQYLKDVYTKRLSGAKQVIKKIKSKL, encoded by the coding sequence ATGAAGCAGTTTATAAAAAATAGTCTATTAATAACGGTTCTTATGAATTTTGGTATGAGTTTGCAGGTGCATGCCGCCAAGCCAGTGGATCAATCTGCACAAACGGCGCAAGGGCGATTAGGTCGCATTACCGGTCAAGTGCAACCCAAAGAGCAAATACCTGCCGTTGCTGATGAATCAGGAAAACGAGCGCAAGAGCGGTTAAAACGGATTGGCGGACAGTTGAAGCAGCCTAAGCCACAGTCAGTTCTTTCACCAGAAGATGTTGGCGCTACATCTGAATTTTTGCGGCCTGAGTACTGTGAAAATATTAAAAAAACATGGAAAGAAGAGCTCAGAAAATATGGTAAGACGATAATAAAAGAGATGTTAGATAACGAAGAGCGCTATAAAGAAAGTCATTTCGTTTTTTATCATGGGCAACGGCAAGAAAATCGTATTGTTGTAGAGCTTCTAAGAAATTTATATAGAGTCGAAACGGGCAAACCTGTACGTTCTGATTTTGAATTTTTACGTTTTTGGAAAGAAGGGTCTGACTATCCGGATGTTAATAGTTATTTAGATAGCTTTGGTATTCCAAATCCATTTAAAGTAGATGACCCTGTTCTGAGCGATCTTGATCCCAAAATTCGCACAGTGCTGTTATCAGTAAATCCAGTCTTATTTGGCAATTTTGATCAATCTGGTTCATGTACATGGGCTTATTTTTTGCAGAATTTTAATATAGAAAATTTTGTCGAAAGCGCTTTAAAAGTAATTTTTAGCCAAGTTAAGCTTGATCAAAAATTTATTAAGGATCTCACTACGATTGTAGAACAATTTCCTACTGAAACGGGGGACCTTGTGCAGATATTTATACCAAAAAATATAGTTGATAAATATGCATATCTTTCAAAATATTATGGTGTTCCACAAAAACAATATATTTTTGATGTCGATGGGAAGTTTATTGCAGAAAATGATTATGACGTTACGCGTGAGCGGTATGTGCGTTGCAGTGGGGTACTTGAGTTTTTACAAAATGCAGGCAGGCGTTTTGCAGATACAAAAAATATGCAGTTACGGCTGTTCTTTGCAAAAACGGGGCCGTTACTGAATCCTGATATGGGGGCGAAGATATTTCGATTTACTACTCTCACGCCAGCCCAACTACAAGAATATAAGCGACAGGTGGCAGGTGTTGTAGACAATATCTTTGGGACCCATCCTGGTCTACTTACTCGAATGAAATCTGCGGTTTTTGGATTCGAAACAGGAACAAGTAAAAGGGTTCTTACGGCGCAAGAGCAAGATATAGTTGCACGAGCGATTGAAGATGTAACTGAACCAGATTTATTTGAAGCAATTGCTCTACCTAATGCGCTTGCAATGATTAAAAAATTGGTAGCAAAAGGGGTTAATATAAATGACGTTGATGACAGCGGGACAACTTTACTAACAGTTGCAGTTGAAAAAGGAAAGCTTGATGTTGTGGAGTTTTTGGCGAAAATACCAGGTATTGTTATTGATGCCCGAGATAGATATGGCCGTACAGCATTAATGTATGCAGCCAAAGCAGGTAATTTAGATATGGTAAAAAATTTGGTAGCCGCTGGTGCGAACATTGAGATTAAAGACCCACAAAGAACTGCAGCCTTAGATATAGCTAAACAGAAGAATCAGGTAAAGGTTGTTGAATATCTTCAGTTACAGCGACTGTCGAGAAATTTGTTTGTAGTAATTGAACATCCTGATGCAATGCAATGGCTGAAAAAGTTCCCTAAAGAATTAATAGTTCCTTATGCCAGAGATGATCATGGTCGAACTCCATTAATGGCTGCAGCTCAATTAAAAAAGTTAGATGTGATACAGTTTTTGATAGATGCAGGTGTTGATATTAATGCTCGAGGTATAGCATTTGGACGAGAAGTAGGCGGCAAAACAGCATTGATGGTTGTGGCTAATCAAGGAATATTAGATTCGGCCCAATTATTGATAAAATTGAAAGCTGATGTTAATGCCAAAGATGATAATGGTGAGACCGCATTGATGTATGCGGCGGCTTCTCCAGCGGAAACAGCGGTAGAGGTAGCAAAGTTGTTGGTTGAAGCGGGTGCCGATATTAACGCTGAAAATGTACGGGGAAGGACAGCTTTGCAATTGGCTAAGGCTCACCGTAGGGGACATGTAGTTGATTATCTAGAGTCTTTAGAGCTATTGAGTGATATTTTTAAAGCGATTGATCACCCAGATGCGATGCAATGGATTAAAAAGTTTCCTAAGGAGCAGATTGTTTCTGATCGTAGAGATTCAACCATCCCTGGGTGGACACCATTAATATACGCAGTTCAAAAAAATAAATTAGATGTTGTGCAGTTTTTGGTAAAAGCAGGTGTTGATATTGAAGCTATCAGTTCTTCTAGTATGACAGCGCTCATGTATGCCGCTGCCAGTGGGAATTTAGCAATCGTAAAATTTTTGGTGGAGGCCGGTGCTGATATTGATGCCAAGGATAAAAATGGAGTACTAGCTTGGCAATATGCGCAAGCAAAAGGGCATGAATCAGTTGTTCAATATTTAAAAGATGTATATACAAAGCGATTATCTGGGGCTAAGCAAGTAATAAAAAAGATTAAGAGTAAGTTGTAG
- a CDS encoding ankyrin repeat domain-containing protein: MKRFIKNGLVITVLINFGLSLQVHAAKPTDPSAKRAQERLKRIGGQLQQPKQQSAIAPEDVAATSQFLEKPEYCERIKRTWKDELKKYGNAIIEQMLDNEERYKDDYFVFYHAQQQDNRLVVECLKNLYNWSNQNKKQSLRSDFEFLRFWADGSDFKDVNSYLDSFGIPNPFAAGKGRLNDDRDDIRAVLMAVNPVLFGNFDWDDECTWSYFLQNKSIQGVVKHTLETILQKYGFAQNAIDQTIVDLFNINKIFPIKTGDIIQIFIPKKLVDDCAYLSRAWGVPQKDPILSRYGSPMVTQIKYAHDDIGDYDSLHQRYVRCHKILELLQNQGSLFKDSKSIQLRLFFSKAGPLLNPDMGAKMFRFTTLTPQQLQEYKRHVAAVSAKLFAQYQEPLLRRMKKSLLGNKEYAVPAEAVQPRPLTPQEKSTVSQALDRLSIPEVFEAVAMPNAIEMIKNSLAKGADINAKDDNGKTGLMIAVEKGLSKVAEFLIEQKANLDVHYASGDTLLIVAVRTGQIPIIDALIRQKVDLNIQDSIKKTALMYAARNGDLAMVKLLVGAGADVDIKDSDIGGLKAWEIAQTRGHAAVVAYLKEAHTKRLPGYKQVIKKIKSKL; encoded by the coding sequence ATGAAGCGATTTATAAAAAATGGTTTAGTCATCACGGTTTTAATTAATTTTGGTTTGAGTTTGCAAGTGCATGCGGCTAAACCAACAGACCCTTCAGCAAAACGAGCGCAAGAGCGGTTAAAACGTATTGGCGGACAGTTGCAGCAGCCTAAGCAACAATCTGCTATTGCTCCAGAGGATGTTGCAGCAACATCGCAATTTCTTGAAAAACCAGAGTATTGCGAACGCATTAAGCGAACGTGGAAAGATGAATTAAAAAAATACGGCAATGCAATAATAGAGCAGATGCTTGATAATGAAGAGCGATATAAAGATGATTATTTTGTTTTTTATCATGCACAACAACAAGACAATCGCCTGGTCGTAGAATGTTTAAAAAATCTCTATAACTGGAGCAACCAAAACAAAAAGCAGTCTTTACGTTCCGATTTTGAATTTTTACGTTTTTGGGCAGACGGATCTGATTTTAAAGATGTGAATAGTTATTTAGATAGTTTTGGTATCCCTAATCCATTTGCAGCTGGAAAAGGACGCTTGAATGATGATCGTGATGATATCCGGGCGGTTCTCATGGCGGTAAACCCGGTGCTATTTGGTAATTTTGATTGGGATGATGAATGCACATGGAGTTATTTTTTGCAAAATAAGAGTATACAAGGTGTGGTTAAGCATACTTTAGAAACTATATTGCAAAAATATGGATTTGCGCAGAATGCAATAGATCAGACAATCGTTGATTTATTTAATATTAATAAGATTTTTCCTATCAAGACCGGTGATATCATACAAATCTTTATACCAAAAAAATTAGTGGATGATTGTGCATATCTTTCACGAGCATGGGGGGTTCCTCAAAAAGATCCAATTCTGAGTAGATATGGCTCACCAATGGTTACTCAAATAAAATATGCGCATGATGATATAGGTGATTATGATTCGCTACATCAGCGCTATGTACGGTGTCATAAAATTCTTGAACTGCTGCAGAACCAAGGAAGCTTATTTAAAGATTCAAAGTCAATACAATTGCGGCTCTTTTTTTCAAAGGCCGGGCCGTTATTAAATCCTGATATGGGTGCGAAGATGTTTAGATTTACTACTCTAACACCGCAGCAACTACAAGAATATAAAAGGCATGTCGCCGCAGTTTCAGCCAAACTTTTTGCACAGTACCAAGAGCCGCTTTTGCGTCGTATGAAAAAAAGCTTATTGGGCAATAAAGAGTATGCGGTACCGGCTGAGGCTGTGCAACCAAGGCCTTTGACGCCGCAAGAAAAAAGCACAGTCTCTCAAGCGCTTGATCGTTTATCAATACCTGAGGTCTTTGAAGCGGTTGCCATGCCGAATGCAATTGAGATGATTAAAAATTCGTTAGCAAAGGGAGCTGATATCAATGCAAAAGACGATAACGGCAAGACAGGATTAATGATTGCAGTCGAAAAGGGATTGTCAAAAGTTGCAGAATTTTTAATAGAGCAAAAAGCTAACTTGGATGTTCACTATGCTTCTGGCGATACATTATTAATAGTGGCAGTCCGAACCGGGCAAATTCCTATTATTGATGCTTTAATACGACAAAAAGTGGATTTGAATATTCAAGATTCAATAAAAAAAACAGCGTTGATGTATGCGGCGCGAAATGGAGATTTAGCGATGGTAAAGCTTTTAGTAGGTGCCGGTGCTGATGTAGATATCAAGGATTCAGATATAGGGGGGCTAAAAGCCTGGGAAATAGCACAAACCAGGGGGCATGCAGCAGTGGTAGCATATTTAAAAGAGGCGCATACGAAACGGCTGCCTGGATATAAACAAGTAATAAAAAAGATTAAGAGTAAGTTGTAA